Proteins encoded together in one Kingella oralis window:
- the yacG gene encoding DNA gyrase inhibitor YacG — protein sequence MTTVKCPTCQTPVAWQPENQYRPFCSQRCKLIDLGAWADEQHAIPALPETPEEWDALHHD from the coding sequence ATGACCACCGTTAAATGCCCTACCTGCCAAACCCCTGTTGCATGGCAGCCTGAAAACCAATACCGCCCCTTTTGCAGCCAGCGTTGCAAGCTGATAGACCTTGGCGCATGGGCGGATGAGCAACACGCCATCCCTGCGCTGCCCGAAACGCCCGAAGAATGGGATGCCCTGCACCATGACTGA
- the rnhB gene encoding ribonuclease HII, whose protein sequence is MTDYIVLPGHAGVDEAGRGCLVGSVFAAAVMLPVHYDLPGLTDSKKLSEAKRDALAAQIKRQATVWAVASANPAEIQRLNILHATMLAMCRAVAALPRQPEKVWIDGNRVPPDLAVPAEAVVKGDAKIAAVSAASILAKTARDAEMYALHERHPEYGFAQHKGYGTAAHLAALQRYGALPEHRADFAPVKQILAQGRLFG, encoded by the coding sequence ATGACTGATTACATCGTGCTGCCCGGCCATGCGGGCGTGGACGAAGCGGGGCGCGGCTGCTTGGTGGGCAGCGTGTTTGCCGCCGCCGTGATGCTGCCCGTGCATTATGATTTGCCCGGCTTAACCGATTCCAAGAAACTCAGCGAAGCCAAGCGCGACGCGCTGGCGGCGCAAATCAAACGGCAGGCAACCGTATGGGCGGTGGCATCCGCCAACCCTGCCGAAATCCAACGGCTGAATATTTTGCACGCCACCATGCTTGCCATGTGCCGCGCCGTTGCCGCGCTCCCGAGGCAGCCTGAAAAAGTGTGGATAGACGGCAACCGCGTGCCGCCCGATTTGGCGGTGCCCGCCGAAGCGGTGGTGAAAGGCGATGCCAAAATCGCCGCCGTTTCCGCCGCGTCGATTCTTGCCAAAACCGCGCGCGATGCCGAGATGTATGCGTTGCACGAGCGGCATCCCGAATACGGCTTCGCGCAACACAAGGGCTACGGCACGGCGGCACATCTGGCGGCGCTGCAACGCTATGGCGCGTTGCCCGAGCATCGGGCGGATTTTGCGCCGGTGAAGCAGATTTTGGCGCAAGGGCGGCTGTTTGGCTGA
- a CDS encoding bifunctional 4-hydroxy-2-oxoglutarate aldolase/2-dehydro-3-deoxy-phosphogluconate aldolase, whose protein sequence is MSKLTPREILTASPVVPVMAIDDLSTAVDLAHALVEGGIRTLEITLRTPAGLDAIRLIKKEVKGAIVGAGTVINEKQLKAVADAGAAFAISPGLHKALAKAGDKANIPLIPGVATPSEVQLALEYGMETLKLFPAEVVGGTAMLKALYGPYANVRFCPTGGITLQSAPEYLALPNVLCVGGSWLTPKDAVANKDWDTITQLAKEAAALKG, encoded by the coding sequence ATGTCCAAACTGACCCCCCGCGAAATTCTCACCGCCAGCCCCGTTGTGCCCGTGATGGCGATTGACGATTTGTCCACCGCCGTTGATTTGGCGCACGCCTTGGTGGAAGGCGGCATCCGCACGCTGGAAATCACGCTGCGCACGCCCGCGGGCTTGGATGCCATCCGCCTGATTAAAAAGGAAGTGAAGGGCGCGATTGTGGGCGCGGGCACGGTGATTAACGAAAAACAACTGAAAGCCGTTGCCGATGCGGGTGCGGCGTTCGCCATCAGCCCCGGTTTGCACAAAGCGCTCGCCAAAGCCGGCGACAAGGCGAACATTCCGCTCATCCCCGGGGTTGCCACGCCTAGCGAAGTGCAGCTGGCGTTGGAATACGGCATGGAAACGCTCAAACTGTTCCCCGCCGAAGTGGTGGGCGGCACAGCCATGCTCAAAGCCCTGTATGGCCCGTATGCCAACGTGCGCTTCTGCCCCACGGGCGGCATCACGCTGCAATCCGCGCCCGAATATTTGGCGCTGCCTAACGTGTTGTGCGTGGGCGGCTCGTGGCTCACGCCCAAGGATGCCGTTGCCAACAAAGATTGGGAT